Genomic DNA from Oryza sativa Japonica Group chromosome 5, ASM3414082v1:
GAGGAGCCAGAGGCGTGCGTTCCCCTCGTGGGGGTCGCGCCTCCCTACAGGGACACGCCGCGCGGACgtagaggtggccaaacgggcggcacggcccggcccggcacgggcacggttccggcacggcccgtttcggcacggcccgttaggcacggctgatgaaacgggccgtgccgtgccggcccacgtgccgagccgccggcccaagcacggcccgtggatggccgggccgtgcccgtgccggcacggcacgcccgcggcccacgggccgttcggggcacggcggcccgtgtgcacagtttttttttttaaaaaaaaagcaaaggaaatgtgtaaggaaaaaaaaattaaaaatggaaataaaatgtttaaaaaaaagtaatgatttactaatgttaaaaaatgaaaaaatggtatttaaaaaatggaaataaaagttttttaaaaaagtaatgatatgctaatgttaaaaaaaagaaaaaatggtatttttttgttgtgttgaaaaatttaaaaatatagattgtgattcattattatgaaataatttaaaggtaaatccacacttgcgaaaatattgcaaaagaatttgttaaaaatagtaatgacctttattgatgtttatatcattacaggatacaatgatacatgctgcctcgttaaaaactttgtcatgtaaaaactcataggggaaaatgagaaaaccatgacaaagaaaagagtacagctcaaaggtcagaactacttctaacaaaattctactggggttggtctggatccaggtagagttgctcgaagtgggcggccaattcttggttgtccgcagtgtattgggcatgttgtcgagcaagctcccagtctttaacgcttagtagcatttcgacgtggtcgctgcgcagagtcgtcctccggtcttcgatgattcggccgcatagactgaaggccgattcggaggacaccgtcgacacgggcaccgtcaacacatcccgtgctagttttgaaagcacaggatatgttatcttgtggtcattccaccacccgaggacgttgaaatcttgtgcttcgtggtggatggcgtcgctgtccaaataaccggacaactcttcggccacaacatgcgaagaggcgtctccacttgtagccgacgaactgccaccaccttggattgaacttgaagacgatccaccccaaatcctaccccactgtatcttcttcttacctgtagtggggataggagggggtctccgctggcgaacttcctgaaactttacttcatatcttccaaaaacctcatataatttacgtctaacctcagtataaaaagaactataatctacacctatagtatctccaacaagtgataaaatagcagacaatccccttaatttacacctaggatctaaaacaaaagcaagagcatacaacataggtatatttttccaatatttcaaatatttttgtttcatgtgaaagacaggttcagttagaacgtcatcattttcgtattctttaaataaagtaacaatttcaagaaggttgtgcaaaattatattagcagttggataataaacatgtgacaaagttagagtacaatcataaaaagtttctagaaattggtaaaatttttggacaattgcccaaacatgctcgttcagtactgaagacccgtcactgtttcttgggccaccacgtgactgaacaaaatcagaaagtaaactactataaggtaaaacaacttttaacattaaatacgttgcattccaccgatgctctgcatcggtggcaaacttacgagcttccacaccggccgcattgcaaaacctcttccatgcagcaatccgcgggttagaagcagttaaccacgcgattgcttgacgaacagcatcgatgtggtcacctaccctcttcatgccagtcttaacaatcaaattaattatatgacatgcacaacgctgatggagtagaaaagattgagcatacacacaaaataaaggttgcaatatttcaatagctctagaattagcagatgcattatctagggtgacagcaaatattttatcagcaagattaaattcattaattacttccctaattctttcagctatgttttctcctgtatgtgagacatctattaacctaagccctaaaactctcttttgtaattgccaatcatcatcaacaaaatgaacaactacgctaagataatcctctctagctctactactccatatatctgaagtaacacaaacagagaaagtacatgtactaaacagttccttaagtgcagttgcttccttgtgataaacattctctaaatctCTAGTTGATGTTTGCCTACTCACAGCTTTAAACCTAGGGTTATGAGATTGCTGAATGTAATGTTCAAAAGCAGGGGACTCTCCAAAGTTAAGGGGTAAATCTTGCCTGGCGATTAACCGGACAAGAGATTCCCGAGCAACCATGGGATCGTACTCCCAACTGCGTACCGTACCGTCTGGGTTTAGCATAAGTTGCTGCTGCCGGAGTTGTATTCCTTGCTTCTTGGCACACGACTCCGCATGGCGCTTGAGGTGACCTGTACCACCAGAAGAACgagcagataaaatttgcctacatattCTACAACGGGCTTTCGATACCTCCCTTCCGTCGGGGCATGTTTCCTTTATCTCGTCGAAGCTTTGCCACACACAGGAGGTTCTCGATCTCTTCGAGCCGGTGTGTGTCGAAACACTTCCGCTCGCGGTTCCGGAAAATCCTTCCGAAGCTGTCGCCTcctgaaccggtacctcctcaacgacagccgtatgaaccggtacctcctccacagatggtggagttggagccgatccggaggtaccgtcaaaccccgacatgtagttggggtcgaaatcacccaaggtgaacgacggcgactggtatggaaagttcggatccattctgaaaatttaaaccgacataaacaaattttcgaatatttattgaattcacaaacacaatacaaataatacacaaatttgaatattacttacatctttccaaccgcgagctcttcaaacctctgcgatcaaactgttgaactacgaaactaattttgatttttgacaaaatttgagcaaattttgtcaaaatcaaaaaaaaatgcacacttgagaacaaagagagcacttaaaacacttgagagcacaagatgaggagtgtgggatgaggagaaatggctggggttcatgccctatttatagggcgaaatttgagattttttggaattttttcggaatttttatgaattttttagcctcccaacggttattttcaaatttcaacGGTCAAATAGCCGTTAGTGCCACGTGTCGCCGTCCCATTGgaccgccgcccgcctgccgcgcctgacgggccgccgccgtgccgtgccgggccgtgccgtgccggcccgctacagtagccgtgccgtgccgtgccggcccgcgtgctcggccagcggcccaagcacggcacggctaaacgggccgtgccggcacggcccgttactgtagcaggccgtgccgggccgtgcctgctacAGGTCCGGCCGTGCCGCGCGCGGcccgtttggcccggcccatttggccacctCTACGCGGACGGTGTGAGCTGGGGAACGATCCAGGGGCACGCATTGAACAGCCCTTAGGAATGCTTCCTGTCACAAGTTTCAGCTGTACCGGATAATTCTGATGGCACTTAGCATCAATACAGGAGCTTTGGAAGAGTTTCCGCTCAGTACCGTACGTCATCATTCTTAGTGTTAGTCTACAGATAATTAGAATCAACAGAAGGAAATTTActagtcacaactcacaagtcaTAACCATTTGTCTTAGAGGCCAAAAGACTGGGCAATGGCAGCCAAACTAAGAGTTTACAATCACTCATCCAGGAGCATCAGTGCATCACTACCGAGTTCAGGCCAGATCTGAACACTACATATCACAGTCTACAGCACCAAAAATTGCTTATTCTATGAGCAGAAAGGGggtgaaacaaacaaagaaaaaaaaaacagggatgTAAATAGTGTACACACTACAGACTACATTAGCCATCATTGCATTGGCCTCTTCAAACGGAGCTGCTTTCTTCTGGGAGTGGCAAGTATATGAAGACAGCGACTAACAAGATCAGGAATGCCACGGTGATGTACTTCCAGTTCAGCACTGACGGCTGTATGGTCCGGACTGCCTCAGCAGTGCCCTCCCCGCCAGAGTCATCATCCTCTGAAGACCTCGTCTTCTCTTCCTCATTGCTAGGGTCTACAGGTTTCTCAGCCTGTACACAATTTCAGTAACGCAACAAGAGTTTGAAAACCTCAGAAGTCGGATCAAGATATTATCCATGTTCTAAAAGGCATTTAGAAATAATCAATCAACTATGATAATGTCTTGCGCTGACAGCTACGTCTGAGATCTCAAACAGATATGCTGCTTACAAACTTGTGCGTCTTTATTAGAAAGAAGAAAGCGGAATTACATTGCAACAGAACCAAGAGAAAACTGTTTCATACATCTGTGTGTTAATCCAAGAAATTTCAATACAGTTGTACAATTAATTCATGTAAACATAATTATATAACTATAGCTCAATTGTTAAAAGAAGTTTTACTACACAATATTTTAAAAGTAATGAGATAGACTGACTTGAGTACATACAAATGCGTACTTACTACGAATGAGAGATTGACTGACTTGAGTACATACTACGAAAGTGTAGTTACTACCAATGGGTACTTGGGCTTTTAGTTGCTAACACAACCCAAGTCGTACCTGAGAGGTTGAGCCCAATCTGGCCATCTTACACAAAGCTCAACCTAACCACAAACTTAAATTGGCAGGTTCAGCCCAAACCCAAGCTAGACCTAATTACTTCACCACAGCAAATGTTAACTTACTAATGGCATGAGTATCAAATAGTTGTGGATGATGTCGACCAAGCAGCAGCAATTTATACCTTTTTTGTACAGTATGAAAAAGAGAATCAACTAAAGATAATTTTCACCTTAGTCTGTGATGAAGAAAAATCAGGAACTATTTCCTCCGCTAATTTAGTAGAATGAAGCTCAACATCTTTGCCAGTAACATTTTTGCTCAATTGAGTGTCATCCTTAACACTTCCTTTGCACTTCTGAGCCAATATCTTGTTTTTCTTTGTCAACAACGAAATCTGGAGCCATCAGAAAAGAAATCATCAAATAAATATGGAACAGCAACAGTTCAACTTACTGCTTAACATAGATTAATTCAGATTTGGTAGAATATGAGTTCACACTGTATTTAGTGTAGCACGAGTCATACGAAAGTTTTCCTTCCTAAAATAATCCAAAACACTTACCATTGCTTGAATTGGAAAACAAAACACACCATGAAAATAGTATCATGTCAGCTTTTTTCCACCACAAAGTTTTAGATTTTCTGTTTACATTCAAAAGGTACATGCAGATCTTTGAACTTTGATGCACTAAAGCTAGGTCACAATCCCCCACTGTCTAAGTCTCACTCACATCATGTATTGTCTTGTTTACCTTTGTCAACAAGAATAACCAAACTTTGCAAATAATGAAAATGGTTCATCGGTCTAAACACAAGCATGGACTTCGAACATAGTCATAAACAGATATTTGGATTTACTTAGAATACTAAAAGGTAAGGTTAACATCTAGTCTTTTTTGTATCAACTCATGTCTTGCTAAATTTGGAAGCAAGACCAATCCACAGTGTCATTCAACACAGTAAAATTAAAAGGTCTAATTGAAGATTTGTATCTTTTTCTTGAATCATGTGTTTCCAAACTATGCACGAGTagcatgtatatataaaaaagctAAAGTATTGACAACGGCAACAAAAGTGTATTCGGTCGCGTATAGACCTGTTGATGAAGTCGTTCTCTTTCCAATGCAAGTTTTGTGACCAAATCAGTAATTATTTTTGTTCTGATTCCAATATCCTTGACGGTAGACATCTTAACATGGTTGGCTTCATGTAATGAGTTCTCTAGACTTTCTGCTCGACCCCTCAGAAACGATAGCTCCTCACTAAGTTCTAAGTTAGTGTCTGTTAACAATGTACACTTAGATTCAGCATTCTCTGCTCTGGTTTCAGCTTTTAAAACCTTTCCCTTCAGATCATCAATCATATGTTCCATGTCCGACATTGTAGATCTCAGCATACTCTGCTGTTCAACAGTGGCATCAAGAGATGCCTTTGCATGCTCTAATTGGGTATGTGACTCCTTAAGTTTCCTCTCCAAAAGGCTAGTCTTTTCTGAACCATGACTTTTAAGAGAGTTTAGCTCCCCATTAAGTTCTATGTTAGCTTCAGTTAGCTGCATGCACCTTAACTCAGCATTTTGTGCTCTACTTTCTGCTCTTGAGACATCTTCTTTGAGACTCTTAATAATGTTTTCTAATGTGCTTATCTCGGCATGCAGCACATTCTGCTCCTCCTGAAAAGTTTCTGCTGATGCCTTTGCCAACTGCAACTGTGAATCAGATTCCCTCAACTGTTTTTCTAGCTCCTTAACCTTATCCTGCAAGGATGGCAATTCAGGACTTGGATGAGTTTCTGTGCCTCCACTATGTTGACTCCCTTCTTGAATATTCTCTGCGTTGACTTGCAGTGAAGATAATCCCATCAAGCTTTCTCCTAACTTCGACTCCAGATCACCCTCCCTACATCTTGATGCACTTAGATGGCACTCTACGGTACTAACTTTGTCCACAAGTTCCTTTGAAGTTCCCAAGAGTACCTCAGAAGCGTTTTCTGCTGCAAATGTTTTCCCACATAATGATTCGATAGATTCCTCCAGGAAATATTTTTCCTGATCATGATGATGGAGCTTTAGTTTGAGTTCTTCTATAATACATCTTGATTCAGAGAGCTTCTTTTCAAGATCCAGCTCACTTGCTATCGATTGTTCTAACATCTGCAAAACATTTCTTCGTTGATCCTCTGTCCTCATGCTAGTGTGGGATGACACAATACCATTTTCATACCCAGCGTCTCCAGTAATGCCTGTATAATTGTAGTTAGAAAAGAGTGCTAATTGATGCATATAAAACCCAGGGTAACTGAGCATTACCTTCTTTGTCATGGGGAAACTCTATGGCTTTCTCAAACTTGGCTGACTCTTTTCTGATATCAGAAACTAATTCCTTCATCTGCTTTAAAGACACCATAGCAGCATCTAGCCTAGCTTTAATCTTGCCTCCAGATTCATCTTGACAAACCATATGCTCAACATTTTGAATATCAGTCTCAAGAGTACTGATCATGTCATCTAACTCCCCTACTTCTGCATCTAGAAAACCATATAGGATGTCCAATTCAAAAGCACTCTCGGCAGTTTCAGAAGAAACAGATTCGTCTTCCAATGTAGGAGGCTCAAAATCAGTAGCCTTGCGAGCTATCTCCATCACCAACATCTCTAGATTTAGTAATTTCTCAGAGGCAAATGCAAGCTCAAGTTCCACTCTAGTAATAATTTCCATACTTCCTCCTTCTACATTCATTCCATCTCCATTACCCATGTTTTGTTGGAAATGGTCATCATCCATACTGTTCTCAACATCCATAACTCCTTTTCTGCCTGCTACACATTTGGTTATACACAAAAAGGGAGACATGTGAGATACAAGAAATGCACAAATAGGAATATTAAAgaccaaaataaataaaatgaaaaagaaacaataaaaaaaattatctatcATAAGTGACGTTTGTAGCTTCTGGTTCATCTGATGGACCAAAGGTTTTAAGAGCTAATAGCATTCCAAAAACACCTAAGAGtgtttatattaaaaaaaaatcagaaaatgtACACATCAGAAAACCAATCATGTTGGAGCCTGATTGGACAAGAACATTATGGGAAAATCAAGCTTATCAGGCATCGGTCCAAAATGACATAGGTAGGTAGAAAAGGCCCAGCTTACATGTTCCCCCGATATCGTCAACCAATTTAACAAGCATTAACCTCGGTAAGGACTGGGACGCAATACTACTATTTGAGAGAAAAAATGGAGGGACAGAAAGAAACACCTCCCCGAATGAACTAACAAGAACAGATCAGAAGGAAATTCAACCTCATGATCCAACACCAAATAGAATGACAATTCGTCCTATGTGCTCCATTCAGCACAGGAAATGCTGAAATTGGGCTTCTCCTAACTCGGGTCAGTAATCCTGATGGATTCCCCCTCTCCTCCAAGTCGGATTTGCTGTTCATGGTCACTATGACCGTACAAAAGTGCTCTGCTTTCGTGCGCACTACATCATACAAAACCAAACCAAAGCGCCGTATCAGCCGTTATCCCAATTCCCACCAGCACCAGCTAGTCCCCCCACCCACGGGGTGATCCAGATTCGGCGGCCCTCCGCGCGCGAGCGGTTGACCCGAATCTCTCGCTGCTCGCAGCTAAAAGCAACAACCTACCTACCAGTGAACCACACGGACTAGACTACAGAGCAGGAGGCATCCTCACGCCGCGCGCGAGCAGGAGGCGGCGAGATGGGAGAGGTTGCCTGCGGCTTGCCGTTACCTGGGCTCGTCGGAGgcagcttgccgccgccgccgccgtcgccctcgcgaTCTCCGCCGGGAAGCGAGGCGAGATGATGAGGTGGCCGGATTCGGATGCTGCTCCACTCCTCTGCCTCGCCTCCTCTTtgcctttctctctcctccctttccTTTTCAGAAAATTAAAAGGAAATGGAAAAAACGAAAGAAGTGGGGGAGACGTGCGTGCCAACTAGGCGCACGTGCGGCCCAGAAACGGACGACGTGGAAACAGCCCACGGGCCGGAGAGCCCCTTTGCCTTCGTCCTCCTCAGCCCAGAACAGCCGATAGAGAGACGTCCATTGCCGCCGAGAAAATTGGGTAttcctaatgggcgggtgatcgccgAGAATGCTAATGCTAAtaggcgggtgatcgctcctccgtccgcccagcgatcacccgcccgccCCCTCCCCTATACCGTACACTtatccctcctctccctccttcctcctccccttcttctcttcctattacagtacaccacataaaatttttttaaaaaaataaaaaattagaaaaatttatgtatagaaatacttatatataaaaattttgaattcaaattcaaatttaaatcgggtatataaacttttgacttataaactttgggtctataaactttaggtgtataaactttagatgtatagaaatactatatatatagaaaatatttgaattcaaatttgaatttgaattcaaattcaaatttgaatcgggtatgtaaacttttgacttataaactttgggtctataaactttaggtgtataaactttagatgtatagaaatactatatatagaaaatatttgaattcaaattcaaatttgaatcgggtatgtaaacttttgacttataaactttaggtctataaactttaggtgtataaactttagatgtatagaaatactatatataaaaaaatatttgaattcaaattcaaatttgaatcggatatataaacttttgacttataaacttttggtctctgaactttagatgtgtaaacttaaggtgtataaactttatgtgtataaatttactaaaataggaaagtaatgcggtgccaaaaaag
This window encodes:
- the LOC4338189 gene encoding WPP domain-interacting tail-anchored protein 1, whose protein sequence is MDVENSMDDDHFQQNMGNGDGMNVEGGSMEIITRVELELAFASEKLLNLEMLVMEIARKATDFEPPTLEDESVSSETAESAFELDILYGFLDAEVGELDDMISTLETDIQNVEHMVCQDESGGKIKARLDAAMVSLKQMKELVSDIRKESAKFEKAIEFPHDKEGITGDAGYENGIVSSHTSMRTEDQRRNVLQMLEQSIASELDLEKKLSESRCIIEELKLKLHHHDQEKYFLEESIESLCGKTFAAENASEVLLGTSKELVDKVSTVECHLSASRCREGDLESKLGESLMGLSSLQVNAENIQEGSQHSGGTETHPSPELPSLQDKVKELEKQLRESDSQLQLAKASAETFQEEQNVLHAEISTLENIIKSLKEDVSRAESRAQNAELRCMQLTEANIELNGELNSLKSHGSEKTSLLERKLKESHTQLEHAKASLDATVEQQSMLRSTMSDMEHMIDDLKGKVLKAETRAENAESKCTLLTDTNLELSEELSFLRGRAESLENSLHEANHVKMSTVKDIGIRTKIITDLVTKLALERERLHQQISLLTKKNKILAQKCKGSVKDDTQLSKNVTGKDVELHSTKLAEEIVPDFSSSQTKAEKPVDPSNEEEKTRSSEDDDSGGEGTAEAVRTIQPSVLNWKYITVAFLILLVAVFIYLPLPEESSSV